A segment of the Triticum urartu cultivar G1812 chromosome 1, Tu2.1, whole genome shotgun sequence genome:
AGTGGGTCACTCGACATAGATGATGGGAACTATTGAGCCAAAACCCCGTCCAGATCATAGTCTTCGTCGTTGTGTCAACATTGTTGGTAACAAAGAAATAAATGAACGTAACACGAAGAGCACAAACTTGACACGAGATGCAAACCCATGATCTGCCTCGCCTTCCGGTCAACCAAAACCGCATCAGACAAGACAACCCAATGGACCTTTTGGCATAAGCAAATATTAGAAAAAGATATGTAGGCACCTGTTGAAAAGTCTAATTTGGAATCACATATTTAGATATATTATACTAATATAGAAGGAAAACTAACATATACACTAGAAAATAGAGATGCTTGTAGAATGAAACAAAATGCCACACAAAAAATGGAAAACAGGAAAGGGAAATACAACCAAAAAACataaagaaatagaaaaagaagTAAGGAAAAAAAAATGGATGCTTGTAGAAGGATAACAAAAAGgtaaatagaaaaagaaaacaaaccaccggAATAGAGAAATGTTGAGCGGTAGAATGAAAGAAGAATAGACACTCTATTTTTTGCGAGAGAAGGAACAAACAAACTCAACCACGCGCCTATAGGGATTGTCTCGCCACCTATCTCGCTTGACGGCGTATGGCACACCTTATCTTGGCTTTCATGTTTCCAGCAGCCGTTCGGCAAAAAAATTGAGGTGCCCAATGTGAGCAACGATGAGAATAGTGGGTCACTCGACATAGATGCCGGGAACCATCCAGCCAAGGCACCACTCGCATCATGGTCTTCTTTGTCGTGTCAACATTTCCACTAGCAAAGAAATAAATGAACGTAATACGAAGACCACACACTTGACATGAGATGCAGACCCATGATCTATCTAGCCTTCTGGCCTACTGATATCGCATCGGGCAAGACAGCCCAATGGACCTTTTGGCACAAGTAAAATATGAAAAATGACATGTAGCCATCTGTTGAAGAGTCTAATTTGGAACCACATATTTATCGCAAATGAAATATATAAGAACAGTGGGGACTTAAGTTCCATTTTCCAAGGCCGAACATGGAGATGTTTCCCATTGGTGAGTTCTTTTCCCGAGGGATCCATTAGTGATATATACTGTCCCCTACTAGTAGTAATATAAATTGAAAATTAACGCATGCACACTGGAAAAAAATGCTTGTAGtggaaagaaaaacaaaaatgaaaACAGAAACGTGCAGATATATAGGATATCCGTGTCACTCGGCGTGATGAGTCTATGCTCGGGTGGTGGCGGGAGTCCAGACAGCAGATACATACGACTCCGACACCCTTGGCCCACCCAAAAGACAGGTGGGGCCTGCACTTATGTAGTTGTCCGCCCTGTTTCTGCAGCAAAATTCCCACTCTATTCTTCCGTCCCGCCGCTCTCCACCCAATTCATGGCCTTTTCTCCCATTCTCTTtttccctcgcgccgccgccgcatcaAACCGGAGGAGAGCCTGCTGGAGAtggtgggcgtgtggaggtgttGCAGGATCCGAACATCACGCTCGCTTGGAAGATCAACTCGGCGACGCGGCAAAATCGCCGCTTGAAAGCGAAAGAAGCAAAAGAGGAGAGCCTCAAGAAGCAGGGCGCTGGTGGCGGACGTGCCGGCTAGCGTGCTAGTCGCGACGAGGTGGAGGTCGTGGCTACGTTGCGCAAATGGTTTCGCCCGCCTTACAGACGCCGCCATGGCCGGAGCATTACAAGGCTTTGTACTTCCACACCACCAAGCAGCTGGGTAGGCAGTCCCCGATAGCCGCCACTGTGCTATTCATTGTCGACGTCAATGAAGCGCCGCTGCTCTTCTTGGAGTGTTCTTCGCCTCAGCTTGTCCGGGAGTAGACGGCGGGCGGGGAGCAGATGAGTGCTCGCATGTTGTTCGCATGTATGCCAAAAGCGGGGGAGTCGGCCTATGACGAGTACCACTCCGCggacaaggaggaggaggaggaggaggaggcgccgaagaagaaggcGGAGGCCGAGGCTACTTACGCGGcgccgaaggaggaggagggTCAGATTGCACAGACTGCCAGATACTTTTGCGATTGGGCATTAAAAACTTAAGCATACTTGCCTCTTTTTGAATGTGGTCGGGAATGTAATCCGGTGCTGATGCGATCCGGCGGGCGCTATGGATTGGACTTTTATTTGAATTTCAAATTGTCTTTTATTAGCGGACATATACATGATAGCATTTGATGACGGCCTTGATATCATTGTCGATGGATTGGTCCCCTATCCGTGTAAAGATTACATGTGACTATTCGATCGAGTGATGTACTCTTTTTCTCGGAGTAGTGGCAGCGTGTCCCTGGGAGTAGCATGCAAGCAAAATAACTCGGCACATAGCACATGTGAGGATCAAACAACTAATTCTGGATGGAGACAGTATATAACTACTATCGGAGTGGATATTCTATTCTCGGTGAACACTTTTTCGTTAAGGATCTCTATTCTGAATGGGGCAGTGGGCTCATGTCAACGTAGTGGTGGAGGTATGCATGTGAACGCTGAACCAGCAGTGTGGACAAGCATGCGCGCGTACGTACGTACGGCTCAGTTGCGGTGCATCTCATCACAACAACGTCATGCAACGATCTTCGTTTCCTGAAGCAACGAACCCCCATCAAACGTTGAGAGATGGCGATGTTTCTTCTTGTAGGGCGGCGTCCCTTCTTCCTAGGTCGTCGCGTTTCCTATGGTGGTACATGGTGTTGATGGTGGTGAGCTTTCAACAATGGAGAGGGAGAGAGACAGAGTAGAGCTAGAGCTGGAGCTGGAGTTGACACGGGAAGGGACAAAAGGATGAGCACCAAAAGGTAATCCGCGGGAGCTGCCGCTGTCTGGGCTAGAGAAGCAAATCAGTAGTACACATTATAATAATCGGTTACTTTTATTTTTTTTGAGGGGTTACAATAATCGATTAGCAGGAGTACAACTAATCAATCATATGATGGTGTCAAAAGCCTTGATTAGCCGTGTCAGTGAGCTACTAGAACACTGATCGTCATCTCGGCGCGTAGCACATTATTATACTAATATAATCATTAAAAAGAGTGCACGTGCCGGCTGCCCGTGGGCCTCGTGTCGCCGTGTGCCTTGCGCGTTTCCTGGAGCTCGCACGTTCGTTCGTTCGTAACGGCTGACCTTCCTCTACAAGCATGCACGCTCAGTATAGATTCCACGGTCCAATATTGTTGAGACATATCTACAAAGTAATTTAAAAAACTGTCAGATTGAATGTTTTTTTTGGCATGACCTTTAGTAATTTTTGAACAAATTGAGTGCCAGAAATTTGAAAAAACGTTGCAAAAAAACATTTCGCAAAAACATTGAAACTCTTCTATATAATCCCTGTAAAAACCCGCCCAAACATTTCACCTAAACAAGTCACCAAAAAAAAAACTTTGCCACTCTATTTCACCAAATTTTTCTGCCAAGAATTAGCCAAGCTAGAGGCAGGGCTCACCTAGTATAGAAGAAAACCAACACATATAGACTAGAGAGAAAAAATGGATGGTTGTAGaatgaaaaacagaaaaagaaaatatAACCAAAAAACCAAGAAGAGATAAATAAAGGAACAATCGAAGTAATGGATCACTTGACATAAAGGACGGGAACCATCGAGGAAAAACATCACCCACTTCATGGTCTTCTTTGTCATGCTAAAATTGCTACTAGCAAAGAAACAAAGGACTGTACAACCAAGACTACACAGTTGAGACATGGACCCATCGTCAACTTCACATCCCAGCCAACCAAAACCGCATTGAACAAGAAACCCAACGAACTACTGGCATAAGAAGCTTCGAAGAAAGACATGCAGTCTATTTTTGGACAGTCTTTTCGTTGTGCTAATTTGAAAACACATATTCGTTGCCAATTAAACGTAAGTGTGTTGTATTCCATTGCCAAACAAGGAGACATTTTGCATTAGTGATATTTTCTTTTTAATCCATTAGTGAGATATATTGTACTCCTAGTATAGAAGGAATACGTaggaaaacaaaaaacaaaatagaAATAAAAAACATAAAAAGATACAAAAGGGAATGGTCGAAGTAATGATCACTCGACATAGAGGACGGGAACCATCGAGGCAAAACATCACCCACTTGACTTCATAGTCTTCTTCGTCATGTCAAAATTGCTACTAGCAAAGAAACGAAGGACTGAACAACCAAGAATACACACCATGATCCCTCTCACATCCCAGCAAACAAAAACCGCATAGGTCAAGACAACCGAATGACCTACTATTGTAACAAGCTTCATAGAAAGCATGTGGTCTATTATTAAATAGTGTTTTAGTTGTGCTAATGTGAAAACATATATTCATTGCGAATTAAACATAAGTGTGTTGTATTCCATCGCCAAACATTAGCGAGGTTTTTTTTCATCCATTGTTTTGATATATTGTACTACTAGTATAGAAGGAAAACCAACACATATAGACTAGAGAAAAAAATGGATGGTTGTAGAAGGAAGaatagaaaaggaaaaaaaaggacCAGATAAAGAAAATAGAACAAAAAACCATAAATAGATACAAAAAGGAACGATTGAAGTAATTGATCACTCGACATAGAGGACGAGAACCATCGAGGCAAAACATCACCCACTTCATGGACTTCTTGTCATGTCAAAATTGCCACTAGCAAAGGAAGAAAGGACTGTATGACCAAGACTACACACTTGAGATGCTAACCCATGATCTGTCTCACATCCCAGCCAACCAAAACCGCATTGGACAAGACAACCCAATGACCTACTAGTGTAACAAGATTCGAAGGAAGAAATGTGGTCTATTATTGAACAATGTTTTCGTTGTGCTAATTTGGAAACATGCTCATTGCAAATTAAACGTAAGCGTGATGTATTCcatcgtcgaacaaggagacatTTTGCATTAGCAATATTTTCTTTTTGATTCGTTAGTGGGATAtattgtactactagtactagtatagaAGGAGAATCAACACATATAGAGTAGAGAGAAAAATGGATGGTTgtagaagaaaaagaaaaaggaaaacaaagaaATGAAATTGAAACGAAAAAACCATAAAGAGATACAAAGAGGAGTGATCGAAGTAATGGATCACTCGACATAGAGGATGAGAACCATCGAGGAAAAACATCACCCACTTCATGATCTTCTTCGTCGTGTCAACTTTGCTACTAGCAAAGAAACAAAGGACTGTACGCCCAAGACTACACACTTGAGACACATACCCATGACCCGTCTCACATCCCAGCCAACCAAAAACCGCATTGGACAAGACAACCAAATGCCCTACTACTGCAAGAAGCTTCAAAGAAAGACATATGGTCTATTATTGAACAATGTTTTTGTTGTGCTAATTTAAACATGTTCGTTGTGAATTATACGTAAGCGTGATGCATTCCATTGCCAAACAAGGAAACATTTTGCATTAGCGAGATTTTCTTTTTGATCCATCGGTGGGATAtattgtactactagtactagtgtAGAAGGAGAACCAACACATAGAGAAAAGAATGGATGGTtgtagaagaaaaacaaaaagaaaaacagaaaagcaaatagaaacaaaaaaacacaaagagatacaaaAAGGAACGATCGAAGTAATGGGTCACTCAACATAGAGGACGGGAACCATCCAGGCGAAACATCACCACACTTCATGGTCTTCTTTGTCGTGTCAAACTTGTTACTAGCAAAGAAAAAAAGGACTATACGCCCAAAACTAGACACTTGAGACCCAGACCCATGATCTGCCTCACATCCCAGCCAACCAAAACAGCATCGGACAAGACAACTCATTGCCCTACTAGTGTAAGAAGCTTCGAAGAAAGACATCTGGTCTAATATTGAATAGTATTTTCGATGTGCTAATTTAAAACCGTATTCATTGTGAATTAAACGTAGGCGTGATGTATTCCATCGCCGAACAAGGAGACATTTTGCATTAGCGAGGTTTTCGTTTTGATCTGTCACTGGGATATATTTTTCTACTAGTACCAGTATACATGGAGAACCAACACATATAGACTAGAGAAAAACCGGATGGTTGtagaggaaaaagaaaaaaaaggaaaacatAATGGAAAATTATACTTCATCATTTTGAGTATCTCACTATAAGAATAGGTGGAACTAAGTTCCCTTGTCCAAGGCCGAACTACTTCCCATTAGTGAGATTATTTTGAGGGATCCATTAGTGAGATATATTGTACTAATATAGAATAAAAATTAATAATGGAAAAAAATGATTGTAGAAAGAAAACAGAATGGAGAATGGAAAAGGAAAGTAGAACCAAATAAACATTAAGAAATAAGGAAAAGATATAGCTTGTAGAAGGATAACAAAAAGGGAAATAGAAGATGAAAATAAAACTCACGTACAAGAAAATGTCGAGAAAGCATGTCACGTGAATGACATAATGAATCAAGGAACAACCAAATCTAGGCAAAACAAGACATGCATGGGTGGGCCCACACACTCAACCACACGCTTATATGGATGGGCTCGCCACCTCTCTCCCCATCCGCCCTACATGACTCATGACACAACTTATCCTGGCTTTCAAGTTTCCAATCACCTTTCAGGGAAAAAAAAGGTGGAATTAATGCCAGACGTGAGAAACAATCGGAACAACGTGTCACTCGACATAGATGACGTGAACCATCGAGCCAAAACACCACCCGCATCATGATCTTCTTCGTCGTGTCAACATTGCAACTAACAAAGAAAGAAATGAACGTACTATGAAGACGACACATTTGACACGAGAAGCAGACCCACGATCCGTCTCACCTTCCGACCAATCAAAACCGCATCGGACAAGACAACCCGATGGACCTTTTTGGCATAAGTAAATATGAAAAAAGACATGTAGCCGTCTGTTgaaaagtctagttttgaaatcATGTATTTGTTGAGAATTAAACATATAGAGTAGGCGGGGACTTGAGTTCCATCGTCGAAGGTTGAACAAGGAGACATTTATTTTCTTGAGTGGTCTATTAGTGTATTATAAATATAGAGGGAAAAATACATATGTGCACTAGGAAAAAGATGCTTGTAGAGGGGAAACATAAAAAGGGAAACAAAAGTAGGAGATGAAAACAAAGAAATAAAGCAGTGAGAAGTTGTAAAGAAGGAAGGAAACAAGAATGGAAAGGGGTTGTGGGAGCAAAGCGTGTCCACGAACGAgacaaggaaggaaggaaggaagccAACCCTAGGCCATGGCGGACCCACGCCACGCGCCTATATAGCATCCCGTCCTCGCAGGGCCTCTCTCCCTCATCACTCGCCGCGTAGCCTCTCCCACTCCCCCCTGCTCCCTCCCCTCCCCACAAACAAATCCCTCTCGCgcgcgccgctgccgccgccacgcacgcacgcacgcgaTCGTCTCGCCACGACCATGAGCCTCACGGCGGCGGCTCTGGCCGTGGGCCCGCCCGCGTTCGCCGTCGGGGCCGCGCCGGCCGCGGAGATGGAGATGGGCCCCGAGCTGGCGCCGCCGGAGCCGAGCCGCGGCGTGGGCGGCGTCGGGGAGGACGGCGGCGTGGAGCCGGAGCGGCGGGCGTCGCGGTTCCGGCGGATCTGCGTCTACTGCGGCAGCGCCAAGGGGCGCAAGGCCAGCTACCAGGACGCCGCCGTCGAGCTCGGCAAGGAGATGGTAACTAACCTTGCCTAGCCCCGCCTTGTCCACATCTTGCCCCGTTCGCCGCCGTCCCGCTCTCGGCTCTCGGCTCGGCTCGACTCTGTCCGTCGCGGCCTGCGAGGTTCGGGTTCTTTGATTGTTTTCCTCTTGGCGCTCGCGGGGAGGAGAGAAAAAAGGGGCCTCCTTTTCCCGTCGATCTCTCCCGATTTGGTTGGTCGACTTCGGTTGGGGCCGATCGATCCATGTGGAGGCGCACGATCGACGGGATCCTCCGCGCTGGAGGTTATGGGATTGGGGTGCTGCCCGCTCGCAAGGTAGGTGGGCTGGGCGTACTGCCGCGGTCATGGGGAGCCGCACCATTCCTGCATGATCGATCATACGGCGAGCGAGTGTGGGTGCAAGAAGCGGACGAGAACCATGCCGTTCATGGAGTAGTCATCATGGAGGAGGAGCGCGCCGTCCGGCTCGCCGTCGCCGGCCGGCGGCCATTAATTTCACTTGCTGTTAAATTTCCCCCTGGCGTTATGGCATCCATGCACCATCATTGCCATGAGTGACCTCACTTGCTTGCCCAAATGCCCAAACGAAACCTGCCATGATTGCTTGCTTGCATGCACATCAAAGTTCAATTCAATTGGATTCAATGCCACCACCTGACCTGCTTCTCTGCTGTGAACAACATGTAACTATAATACATGTGCCTGACTGCTCCgttgtgtgtgcgtgtgtgtgtgtgtgtgcaggtGGAGAGGGGCATAGACCTGGTCTACGGGGGCGGCTCCATCGGCCTCATGGGCCTCGTCTCCCACGCCGTCCACGCCGGCGGCCGCCATGTCATCGGGTGAGCACTCCTCCCATCCCACCATTAACCACCCCCCATCGCACCATCACTATCGACCTCTGCCCGCATTGTCTCACCGCCCACACGCACCTACACACGCTGTACCTCTTCTTTCCCCGCTCGGTGCATACACTGCCTTTATGGCGTACTGGCCTTCTTGCTCGGTCTGGGTGCTTTGCTCCTGCCCCCAGACCCTGACCCAGCAGCTCAGCTCAGCTCCCACCTGCCCCAAAAATGGCAGCCTTGTGGAAGCTTTGTGCAGCAGAAGGGTGCAGCTGGGCTCCATTGCACTGCGCATGCCAGTTGCGTTGGGGCAAAGCCATGCCGGTCGCGTCGCGTTTCACAGGAATGGAAGCTCCTTTTCCAATCCTTTTCGAAAGGGCAGTTGCTTCCATGCCCTCAATGGCCATGGGGTGGGGAGCTGGGGGCTGGGGCCTCACTGCCCTGCCCAGCTGCAAGATGCAGCTGGGTGACTGGTACTGTAGTATCACATTATTGCCACCTTTAAGTTCATACTGCTTTTTACTACGTAGATCAGAAGTATTACTTGTGCAGTGGCTAtattatatatttatattatGCATTGTCCAGTTCTTGAAAGGCCTAGCTGTGGATGTGTATGTGTAGGTGTAGATAGATAGCTGTGCCTCTAGTAGGCCTTGCTCAGTTTCTTTAGCTTTACATGGGGAAAGTAAGATCAACCTTTTGCTCTGGTAGTAGTACTACTGCTTGTTTGACTGCTTTGGACTGGTGGAATTAATGTGGCTCTCATTTGGtcccctttctttttcttttttttctgcCAGGATCATCCCAAGATCACTCATGCCCAGAGAGGTGAGTCAAAGGCTGCAACCTCTATTTTGTTGCCATTGCATGCTGTGGTCTACTCTCCACTTCTGAACCTTGACTGGGTGTGCAAGCTAGTAGCTGCCAGGATATTTATTGTTCAGCTTCAGCATGATGAATGATGATGCATCACCATATATTTGTGAATCTAATGTAGTTTGATTTTCTtcttactgtagcttgattatatTAAGTTGTTCCTTTTTGGCAAAGAAGACATATTAAAAGTGCTATTAATACAGCTATAAGTAACTATATATGGAGTACTAACTTGCACTCTTCTTAGGCAGATATTTGTGTTTATTATATGGATTAGCAATTAGTTTCCACCTTTACTGGTTGTAAAGAGGCCTTATCAATCTCACAATCTGTATATGTTGTGATGACTGTCTTTATCCTGCTTTTCaatatactactactactacttagTCTAGCCTTGATTAATTTGCCAGTTAAGATCTTTATTCCTGGAAATTTTAATTAGATATACTAGTCAATTTTATACTTTGTGTTATTCCTGGAAAGTTTCTGAATGCTTGGTTCCTTACAATCCCTGATTCTTGCTCCTGTAGGTAACTGGGGATCCTGTAGGGGAAGTTAGAGCTGTTTCTGGCATGCACGAGAGGAAGGCCGAAATGGCTCGGTTTGCTGATGCTTTTATTGCCTTACCAGGTAAAAATTCAATAGCCCGCTCCAATTCTTCTACAATCGAGAAAATCTGGAATAAATCGATTAATACTGTGCTGTAGAGTTTGACAATTCAGTTAATTTGACAGGCGGCTATGGAACCTTGGAGGAGTTGCTTGAAGTGATCACGTGGGCACAACTAGGAATACATAAGAAGCCGGTAAGAACTAGTAGCTTCTATTCTTTGTGCTTTTCATACAAAAATCATACAACCCCAATCATCTGGGGATGATGTGCTTGTCTGCATATGTTTTGTCAACCCACACTATTTTAGTAGCTAGGTATGAACGCGTTCTTTGTTTATCATAATGTCGATCGTTAGGGCCGTTGTGATCTGATCCTACCACCTTTGTTCACATGTGGCTACTAAATAATTTCACCCTCATGGCAACAAATTATTGTAAAGACTTTAATCAAAGGAGCTATCAGCATCACCTCGAAGGCATGAGATCTGCATTCCTGACTTTAATATTCGCTCCTCTAATAGGATAATCCTGCACACTTTATGAATATTCCCATACAGCTATCAAAGCAATGTTCTGGGATGTAAAAAAGGCATGATGTGTCATATGTAGAAGAAACCTGTATTGCTGTCTCGCTGTTGAATAATTGCTTAGCAATATAAAATGCTGAATGTTTGAGGGGATAAACACAACAGTCAGTTCTACATTTATCTTATGTCCCTCCCGTCGCTATTATTAGATCTTCAGGCCTGCCAATTTTGCTATTTAGATGTCTGTTGATATCAGATACGATTCTGTGGGTGAGAGTGGATCCTTCAGTAATCAACACTGTCGAATCATGCATTGCATTCTTCTGTCACTACTTGTACTTATTCCTGGTATATGTCTTTCCCGCAATCGCGTATCAGGTCGGTCTGCTGAACGTCGACGGATTCTACGACCCACTGCTGTCGTTCATCGACGTGGCCGTCAACGAAGGCTTCATCACCCAGGAGGCGAGGCAGATCATCATCTCGGCCCCAACAGCCAAGGAGCTAGTGATGAAGCTGGAGGTCAGACCCAAACTCTACTATTTATCAGTTTTTACCACCCCAACTCTGAAACTGGAGCTTCCTTGTGAAGTTTTTATACAGTCTGCTTGCTTGTATGATAGACTTGTCGATAACCTAAACCCTTAACAACATCCATGTACCTTCTGCAGGAGTACGTCCCCGAGTATGAGGTCGGCCTGGTCTGGGATGACCAGAACCAGATGCCAAGCAACAGCCTGGTCCCGGAGCCGCTGGAGACACCCGCGATCACTTCATCCTAATCGATGTGCCTCGCCTACATCTCAGTTAGGGTTCTAACAACAGTGTCGAGATAGCGGCGCCACATATATTTATTCTCTCCTAGATAAGTCCTAGCCAACTGAAGGGCGACGAGGGGGCACATTATAGCATGTGTGCTTGTTTTGGTAGCGTCGATCGACCGATCTCTTGTGTCACCGCTGATGATTGTTTTGGGTGGCATGATTATATTAAATTAACTAGTGAGTAGTAGCTTACTAGCTTCCAACTTGTATGGATGGTTGAATGGGTCACGGTTGGATAGGCAAAGcatgcagctaagcctctgaatTGATCCTGCTGTGATCCTGGAACAAGGGTTGACTATATAAATAGCAGCACATATAGTTTATCAACAAGGTCCCTCGTGCTGCATTATGTTAATCCTTCCTGTTTCCAGTGCATTGCCTCTTGTTTCTTGTTAACTGTCAAGCTGTCTATCAAAGGCATCAAAGAGATAACCATTCTATTCTACTCAActtttattgatcaaatcatATAAAATCTTTAGATAATCTTTTTTGATGATTTTAGTCATGGCGTCTTCAGTGGTGCTACTTAAAATTCCTCTTTTTAGTTGACTTTAAAAGATGTTATTTGAAATTTAAAATTGCCTTTTTTTAGAAACTGAAATTTAAAATTCTTCATCTTTGGCTGGAAGGCTCAAACCAGAAAACCAGATTGAGCACACAACTTCCTGTTTCCAGTGCATTGCCTCTTGTTTCTTGTTAACTGTCAAGCTGTCTATCAAAGGCATGAAAGAGATAACAATTCTACTCAActtttattgatcaaatcatATAACTTCTTTAGAGATTTTTTTTGATGATTTTGGTAATGGCGTCTTCAGTGGTGCTATTTAAAATTGCTCTTTTTA
Coding sequences within it:
- the LOC125532187 gene encoding cytokinin riboside 5'-monophosphate phosphoribohydrolase LOG-like, with product MSLTAAALAVGPPAFAVGAAPAAEMEMGPELAPPEPSRGVGGVGEDGGVEPERRASRFRRICVYCGSAKGRKASYQDAAVELGKEMVERGIDLVYGGGSIGLMGLVSHAVHAGGRHVIGIIPRSLMPREVTGDPVGEVRAVSGMHERKAEMARFADAFIALPGGYGTLEELLEVITWAQLGIHKKPVGLLNVDGFYDPLLSFIDVAVNEGFITQEARQIIISAPTAKELVMKLEEYVPEYEVGLVWDDQNQMPSNSLVPEPLETPAITSS